Below is a genomic region from Streptomyces sp. NBC_00461.
CGTCACTGAGCAAAGTCGCCGCGTTGTGGGGCGGCACCCCGGTGACGGTGCGGCTGGACGACCTGGACAAGATCTGCGCGTCGCTTCAGTGCACGGTGGCCGATCTGATGGAGGCCGAGCCGGTGGCCACCGCGGCGGGCCATGAGGAACAGGAGCGGGCGGTCGGCGGCGAGACGGGGCCTGTGCGTCCGGTGCCGCGCAAAGAGGGTCCGCGCAGACTGATGCCGCCGAACTGACCTGGAGGGCTCGGGTGGTGGTGCGTCAGTGCGCACTCTGCATGGACTGGGCAGTGCCCCGGCTGCTCAGCGGGCTGTGCTGGAGCTGTTTCGGCTGGCTGGACAACCGTACGGAGACGGCGCGGTGCCCACGGTGCTGCCGGTTCGGGCGTGTGGACGGCGACGGGCTGTGCCGGCCGTGCGTGATCGCGGTGCGCGAGGAGATCCAGGCCGGATTCGAGGCCGTCTTCCCGGCCGCCACCCAGCTGCACCTGTATGTACCCGGCCTTGGGTTGCGGTCGGCCTGGAACTTGCCGAGGCCCCGGGGCGCGGCCGACCCCTCTCTCGGCCCGCGCAAGGCGAGGCAGTTGGTGGACGATCCGCGGATCTGTCCCGCGGTCGTGCGCGGCCAGCAGACGCTGTTTCCCGTCCGACGGCGCTTCGAGCGAAGCGATGCCCTGCGGATCAGTGCCCGGACATGGCCCGAGGAGCCAATCCTGCAGGTGCTTGCCGAGCAGCGGGCGGCGACAAAGGGCCTGTCGGCGTCGTGGTCGAACATGGTGATGCGGCTGGTCCGGTGCGCACTGGCGATCAGGGACGCCGAGGGCGAGGCCATGGTCGCGCCGGAGATGCTCGATCAGGTGCGGTTGCCGCTGAAGGCAGCGGCTGCCGAGATCCTTGCTCAAGCCGGGATGCTGCGGCCACGTATGGCACCGCCGCCCGCGCCGTGGCCGGTGCGATCCTGCGCGGACTGCGGGTGCTGGGGCATCACCAAGGCCCGGTGCCGCGGCTGCGCCGAGTGGCGGCAGAAACCTGGACGCTATCCGCCGGGAAAGTGCCCGCGATGCCGGCGGGACGCTCTGCCCCTCCATGCCGACGAAGACCTGTGCCGCGCATGCCTGGCCTACGTGCGCGAGTCCGGGCTCGAAACGACCAAGCAGTCCTTCTCCCAGCTCGCCTTCGCCGGACCGCTCGCGCACCAGCTCAAACGGCGTCCTGGGGAACTCGGGTTCGTCGTGCACAACCAGTCGGGCCCTCTCATGCGGGCGCGGGCGCGAGCCCGCGAAACAGCCGCCCGGGAAGGCGGTACGGCCAAGTCGGCACCGGTTGCACCGGGGCAGACGACGCTGTTCTCGATGCCCCGCAAGTGGCCGCGGGATCAGATCCTGGACCGCGCCGAGCTGGCGGTCCAGGCGCAGGAGTTGCTGCACGAGTTCACCGCCGACTACCCGCAGGTTTGGGTTACCGACAAGCACAGCGTGCCGGGCAGCGCGACCGTCGTCCTGCACACCCTGCTG
It encodes:
- a CDS encoding helix-turn-helix domain-containing protein; its protein translation is MKWNLRWAAAKRDIWRPVDLQAAFATVGFTPSLSKVAALWGGTPVTVRLDDLDKICASLQCTVADLMEAEPVATAAGHEEQERAVGGETGPVRPVPRKEGPRRLMPPN